In one Cercospora beticola chromosome 1, complete sequence genomic region, the following are encoded:
- a CDS encoding uncharacterized protein (antiSMASH:Cluster_7) has translation MDYLKRLRSSMTWTDRSMEREDLLVEEAEDKNDNKLIRELEAKYQSLRRAFIIVVLLLGCIIVAVALPWHTNDLHASRSKGPVPEIPFSSVTFRQNEKFSGTWSPQSDDAWVEMMPPGDGFVVIDNPRDYDLPPGKSSRYGEVYDISMWHQLHCLLHMRTYMSTMHSFLNQTNLQQMYDVVLAPQVDHILHCFDYLRQAVMCAGDMTLEWPRTESDGRRFAVDGWDVKHDNCKSWDAMSDFVEKHAVGHHHRRESL, from the exons ATGGACTATTTGAAAAGACTGCGATCCTCAATGACATGGACTGATCGATCGATGGAACGAGAAGATCTGCTggttgaagaagcagaagacaaGAATGATAATAAACTTATCCGAGAACTTGAAGCGAAATATCAATCACTAAGGCGGGCCTTTATCATTGTTGTTCTACTGTTAGGCTGCATCATAGTGGCCGTGGCATTACCATGGCACACCAATGATCTTCATGCATCGCGATCAAAAGGTCCGGTTCCAGAGA TACCTTTCTCGAGCGTGACGTTCCGTCAGAATGAGAAGTTCTCTGGCACTTGGTCCCCACAGTCTGATGATGCTTGGGTTGAGATGATGCCC CCCGGTGACGGCTTCGTAGTCATCGATAATCCGCGCGACTATGACTTGCCGCCTGGCAAAAGTAGTCGCTATGGCGAGGTCTACGATATCAGCATGTGGCATCAACTGCATTGCCTTCTGCATATGCGGACGTATATGTCGACAATGCATTCGTTTCTGAATCAGACGAATCTGCAGCAGATGTATGATGTGGTGCTGGCACCGCAAGTCGATCATATACTGCACTGCTTCGATTATCTTCGGCAAGCGGTCATGTGCGCGGGCGATATGACACTGGAATGGCCGAGGACAGAAAGTGATGGGAGAAGGTTCGCTGTGGATGGTTGGGACGTGAAGCAT GATAATTGTAAAAGCTGGGACGCCATGTCAGACTTCGTGGAGAAGCACGCAGTTGGTCATCATCACCGACGAGAATCCTTGTGA